Proteins encoded together in one Halogranum gelatinilyticum window:
- a CDS encoding TrmB family transcriptional regulator — MTTTDNLEEAIEVLQQLGLKEYEARCFVGLSRRHTGTAKQLSEMTEVPRTRVYDAIRMLEAQGLVEIQHSSPQQFRAVPLDEATETLRDQYEDRVERLHDALDTVEIIDGDGETHPQQVWAMSGRDAIENRTDQLIEKASDEIVLVLGDESLLTEELVARLNDAVADVDLLIGALTESLQDQIQTSVPDATTFISGLEWLHGEDITEDETAIGRLLLVDRSTILVSSIMPGSKEERAVFGEGFGNGLVVIARRLMAQGLLTARDPMQ; from the coding sequence ATGACTACTACTGACAATTTGGAGGAGGCAATCGAAGTCCTCCAGCAACTTGGCTTGAAAGAATACGAAGCGCGGTGTTTCGTCGGCTTGTCCCGTCGCCACACGGGAACAGCAAAGCAATTGAGCGAGATGACGGAGGTCCCCCGAACACGGGTGTACGATGCGATTCGAATGCTGGAGGCGCAAGGCCTGGTCGAGATCCAGCATTCGAGCCCGCAGCAGTTCCGGGCGGTCCCGCTCGACGAGGCGACCGAGACCCTGCGCGACCAGTACGAAGACCGCGTCGAGCGACTCCACGACGCGCTGGACACGGTCGAAATCATCGACGGAGACGGCGAGACACACCCCCAGCAGGTGTGGGCGATGTCCGGGCGCGACGCAATCGAAAATCGGACGGACCAACTCATCGAGAAAGCGTCCGATGAAATCGTGCTGGTACTGGGCGACGAGTCTCTGCTGACCGAGGAACTCGTTGCCAGGCTCAACGACGCCGTTGCCGACGTCGACCTTCTCATCGGCGCGTTGACAGAGTCGCTTCAAGACCAGATTCAGACGTCCGTGCCGGACGCGACGACGTTCATCTCTGGCCTAGAGTGGCTACACGGCGAGGATATTACTGAAGACGAGACGGCGATCGGCCGGCTCCTTCTGGTCGACCGCTCGACGATCCTCGTGAGTTCGATCATGCCCGGCAGCAAAGAGGAACGAGCAGTCTTCGGCGAAGGGTTCGGAAACGGTCTCGTCGTAATCGCTCGCCGACTCATGGCTCAGGGGTTGTTGACCGCTCGTGACCCCATGCAATGA
- a CDS encoding TrmB family transcriptional regulator — MSNNPDEDPQSVAIKQLEQFGLSTYAARTFVALASLGTGTAKDVSQVSQVPRTRVYDAVDELRERGLVDVLQSSPKQFWAISTETASRTFEHERQHRMELLQTALSELEPIEQRAEQRGVWTVDGQTPVTERVLDFFASAEEEIVYMTVEDHLTEDLIEGLGEAARRGVSIKLAGVSTEVQERIQDEIPGVTMFESLWVWSDTSAGRLMMVDGRKTLVSVLVNGADASPSDPRSETAIWGEGETNSLVVVLKAIFTWRLRTDESG; from the coding sequence ATGAGCAACAATCCAGACGAAGACCCACAGTCCGTCGCAATCAAGCAGCTCGAACAGTTCGGGTTGAGTACCTACGCCGCACGGACGTTCGTCGCACTTGCGAGTCTCGGCACGGGGACGGCCAAGGACGTCAGCCAAGTCTCGCAGGTCCCGCGCACTCGCGTCTACGATGCAGTCGACGAGTTGCGTGAGCGGGGACTCGTCGACGTCCTCCAGTCGTCGCCCAAGCAGTTCTGGGCGATCTCCACCGAGACCGCGAGTCGGACGTTCGAACACGAACGGCAGCACCGCATGGAACTCCTCCAAACAGCACTGAGTGAACTCGAACCCATCGAACAACGAGCCGAACAGCGCGGCGTCTGGACGGTAGACGGGCAGACGCCAGTCACGGAACGAGTCTTGGATTTCTTCGCGAGTGCGGAAGAGGAGATCGTCTACATGACCGTCGAGGACCATCTCACCGAGGACCTGATCGAGGGGTTAGGCGAGGCCGCAAGGCGGGGCGTTTCGATCAAGCTCGCCGGGGTGTCGACGGAGGTTCAAGAACGCATTCAGGACGAGATTCCCGGCGTGACGATGTTCGAGTCGCTGTGGGTCTGGTCGGACACGTCGGCGGGACGGCTCATGATGGTCGACGGTCGGAAGACTCTCGTGAGTGTGCTCGTCAACGGTGCGGACGCGAGTCCGTCCGATCCGCGGTCGGAGACCGCCATCTGGGGCGAGGGTGAAACGAACAGTCTGGTTGTCGTGTTGAAGGCAATCTTCACCTGGCGACTCCGGACAGACGAGTCGGGGTGA
- a CDS encoding DUF5789 family protein, with product MKIHTALESLEDEFSFPIDHGSVIKQIGDTELEAPDAQETETISTILGHVGQETYDSADELYTTIIGNLSDEYIGRKFYDDRGPNPSAAAVAPTDEADVSF from the coding sequence ATGAAGATACATACCGCACTCGAATCCCTCGAAGACGAATTCAGCTTTCCGATCGATCACGGCTCGGTCATCAAGCAGATTGGAGACACCGAACTCGAGGCACCGGACGCACAGGAAACTGAGACGATTTCGACGATACTCGGTCACGTCGGTCAGGAGACGTACGACTCGGCCGATGAGTTGTACACGACCATCATCGGTAACCTGAGCGACGAGTATATCGGGCGCAAATTCTACGATGACCGTGGCCCGAACCCCTCCGCAGCGGCGGTAGCGCCCACAGACGAAGCCGACGTTTCGTTCTGA
- a CDS encoding DUF7344 domain-containing protein: protein MTTHSLDACLRLVADRHRRWIIHHLRHEATGTTTVDELVEQFHSSDFDSKNVPLQDRDAFAIQLHHIHLPKLAEHGVVEFEHRSGAVRYHPDEQVESVLDSLSGGVSIPNP from the coding sequence ATGACGACCCACAGTCTCGACGCATGTCTCCGGCTCGTCGCCGATCGTCACCGACGCTGGATCATCCACCACTTGCGCCACGAGGCTACCGGGACCACGACGGTTGACGAACTCGTCGAACAGTTCCACAGTAGTGATTTTGACTCCAAAAACGTCCCATTGCAGGACCGGGATGCGTTCGCCATCCAACTACATCACATTCACCTGCCGAAGTTGGCAGAGCACGGCGTCGTCGAATTCGAACACAGAAGCGGAGCCGTCCGGTACCATCCCGACGAACAGGTGGAATCGGTGCTTGACTCACTCTCAGGCGGAGTGTCGATACCGAATCCCTGA
- a CDS encoding DUF7563 family protein, translating to MTECNNCGVFVTPRFARVFGDNEDDIYGCRSCLSFGALVEGGASRDAL from the coding sequence ATGACAGAATGTAACAACTGCGGTGTGTTTGTAACGCCACGATTTGCCCGCGTCTTCGGGGACAACGAAGACGACATCTACGGTTGCCGCAGCTGTCTGTCATTCGGAGCACTGGTCGAGGGAGGTGCGTCACGGGATGCTTTGTGA
- a CDS encoding HalOD1 output domain-containing protein: MTDKDSPPSNKKKMSPHPYRTLAPSRSLCEFESIEYHAEEDLYQAQFSTTDEVASDAVISAVAAASDTDPLDMEPLYATVDTDALDSLVTPRRAAIGDLHLTFEYQGYEVTASSCGSIKLKPLIPARFQKL, translated from the coding sequence ATGACCGACAAAGACTCTCCGCCCTCCAACAAGAAGAAAATGTCCCCGCACCCATACCGAACACTCGCTCCCTCGCGGAGTCTCTGTGAATTTGAGTCGATAGAATACCACGCGGAGGAAGATCTCTACCAGGCTCAGTTCAGCACTACCGATGAAGTCGCGAGTGATGCTGTCATAAGTGCCGTCGCAGCAGCCTCAGATACGGATCCGCTCGACATGGAACCACTGTACGCAACCGTGGACACAGACGCTCTCGATTCACTCGTCACCCCTCGTAGAGCCGCTATCGGTGATTTACACCTCACGTTCGAGTATCAGGGGTACGAAGTCACCGCAAGTAGCTGTGGCAGTATCAAGCTCAAGCCCCTCATACCAGCACGTTTTCAGAAGCTGTAG
- a CDS encoding helix-turn-helix domain-containing protein, translated as MATVAEFTLPSNEFPLGTVFTKLPDVVVQLERVIPVKNGVVPYFWVRGTESDSIVDQFSEHPGVRDIRAIDHVESEYLLRCEWTSGYDSVLDALIVPEIVLLSATGTAEEWTFELRGESREAIASFRDYCHDHGVLVTLTEIHALRPLDAKQNLTDGQREALTLAYDRGYFNSPRDTTLAEMADELDVSQQALGARLRRGNRRLIEQALTESRS; from the coding sequence ATGGCTACCGTTGCCGAATTCACACTCCCATCTAACGAGTTCCCTTTAGGTACTGTCTTCACTAAGTTACCAGACGTGGTCGTGCAACTCGAACGGGTTATTCCGGTTAAAAACGGCGTGGTGCCCTACTTCTGGGTCCGCGGTACGGAGTCCGATTCGATCGTCGATCAGTTCTCTGAGCACCCGGGCGTCCGAGACATCCGCGCTATCGATCACGTCGAATCGGAGTACCTGTTGCGGTGTGAGTGGACCTCGGGGTACGACAGCGTACTCGACGCCCTGATCGTGCCTGAAATCGTCCTCTTATCAGCGACCGGGACAGCAGAAGAGTGGACGTTCGAACTTCGCGGCGAAAGCCGAGAGGCCATCGCGTCGTTTCGAGACTACTGTCACGACCACGGTGTCCTGGTCACCTTGACGGAAATCCACGCACTCCGCCCGTTGGATGCGAAGCAGAATCTGACTGATGGCCAACGTGAAGCCCTGACGCTGGCGTATGACCGCGGGTACTTCAATTCACCGCGAGACACGACGCTGGCAGAGATGGCTGATGAACTCGATGTTTCACAGCAAGCCCTCGGTGCTCGCCTGCGACGAGGGAATCGCCGACTCATCGAACAAGCACTCACCGAGTCGCGCTCGTAA
- a CDS encoding TrkA C-terminal domain-containing protein gives MGESLATVRRDSERGWSVVGVVRDGTVSTDEHTIIEPGDEVFVASSDEGRQRFERTVHT, from the coding sequence GTGGGTGAGTCACTAGCGACCGTTCGTCGCGATTCTGAGCGCGGGTGGAGCGTAGTCGGGGTGGTTCGTGACGGAACAGTCTCCACAGACGAACACACCATAATTGAGCCGGGGGATGAGGTGTTCGTCGCCAGCAGCGACGAGGGGAGACAGCGGTTCGAGCGAACCGTGCATACTTGA
- a CDS encoding inorganic phosphate transporter produces MVSTLVVVGLLVAAFVGFNIGGSSTGVAFGPAVGSRLVRKATAATLFTLFAFLGAWTVGRNVIATMSDGIVPAVQFSPIATVGVLFFTGLALLLSNLYGVPASTSMTAVGAIVGLGLATDSLNEALMFTIVSAWIVAPLLGFVTGAIVGRYLYPQLEAHLSFTRFERHLVQLDRSGNVPRLSLNTNAAPRDLVGSFLVIAIACYMGFSAGASNAANAVAPLVGNGSITIEQGIVLAVAAIGLGGFTIARRTLATVSDGITDLPILAALVVSSIGATIITVLSYLGIPASLAVSTTCCIIGLGWGRASRAATLAEIATRRTERELAAGLTTGALAASTGSDDRPTSPTIGELASSTAGERTGRRDGDRPVPPIGEEHIDELSAESLFDPAATRRIVILWILAPSLSVVGSYLLFSVLL; encoded by the coding sequence ATGGTATCTACACTCGTTGTCGTGGGACTGCTCGTGGCTGCCTTTGTCGGGTTTAACATCGGCGGGTCGTCGACCGGTGTCGCGTTCGGACCGGCCGTCGGGAGCCGCCTCGTCAGAAAGGCCACTGCCGCAACCCTGTTCACGCTCTTCGCGTTTCTGGGTGCGTGGACGGTCGGTCGGAACGTCATCGCCACCATGAGCGACGGCATCGTTCCGGCGGTGCAGTTCTCGCCAATAGCGACTGTCGGTGTTCTGTTCTTCACCGGTCTGGCACTCTTGCTCTCGAATCTCTACGGGGTTCCCGCCTCGACGTCGATGACTGCCGTGGGTGCAATCGTCGGGCTCGGTCTGGCAACGGACTCGCTCAACGAGGCCTTGATGTTCACGATCGTCTCCGCGTGGATCGTTGCGCCACTCCTCGGATTCGTGACTGGTGCCATCGTCGGCCGATATCTGTACCCCCAGTTAGAGGCCCATCTGTCGTTCACGCGCTTCGAGCGGCACCTCGTCCAGCTCGATCGCTCGGGCAACGTTCCGCGGCTCAGCCTCAATACGAACGCAGCCCCCCGGGACCTCGTCGGCTCGTTTCTGGTCATTGCAATCGCGTGTTACATGGGGTTCAGTGCAGGGGCATCGAACGCCGCGAATGCGGTCGCGCCGCTCGTCGGCAACGGGTCGATTACCATCGAGCAAGGCATCGTGCTCGCCGTCGCCGCCATCGGCCTCGGTGGGTTCACCATCGCCCGGCGGACGCTCGCGACGGTCAGTGATGGGATCACCGACCTGCCCATCCTGGCCGCACTCGTCGTCTCGAGCATCGGAGCGACCATCATTACCGTCCTCTCGTATCTCGGAATCCCGGCGAGTCTCGCGGTGAGTACGACCTGCTGTATCATCGGACTCGGTTGGGGACGAGCGAGTCGCGCCGCCACGCTCGCGGAGATCGCCACCCGACGTACCGAGCGTGAGTTGGCTGCGGGCCTTACCACGGGTGCGCTCGCGGCGTCTACGGGGTCGGATGACAGACCGACGAGCCCGACCATCGGCGAGCTGGCGAGCAGTACGGCTGGCGAGCGGACGGGGCGACGGGACGGAGACAGACCGGTTCCCCCGATCGGGGAGGAACACATCGACGAGCTCAGCGCAGAGAGCTTATTCGACCCGGCCGCCACACGCCGAATCGTCATCCTCTGGATCCTGGCACCCTCGCTCTCGGTCGTCGGCTCCTATCTCCTCTTTAGCGTGCTACTGTAG
- a CDS encoding SPFH domain-containing protein, translating into MYDLVPLQVSTLGFAIVGLLVLVLAIVTVWQMVRFVDAYDKQALTVFGEYRGLLEPGINFIPPFVSRTYTFDMRTQTMDVPRQEAITRDNSPVTADAVVYLRVMDAKKAFLEVEDYKTAVSNLAQTTLRAVIGDMELDDTLNKRQEINARIRKELDEPTDEWGIRVESVEVREVNPSQEVQQAMEQQTGAERRRRATILEAQGERRSAVENAEGDKQSNIIRAQGEKQSQILEAQGDAISTVLRAKSAESMGERAIIDKGMDTLEAIGRGESTTFVLPQELTSLVGRYGKHLTGSDVATNGHRLDSQGFDAETRELIGLDDIKEILGEIDKAAEMDVEELEQQAKAVKDGTTNSEGADHAGDGA; encoded by the coding sequence ATGTATGACCTGGTCCCGCTGCAGGTTTCCACTCTCGGATTCGCGATAGTCGGCCTGCTGGTACTGGTGCTGGCAATCGTCACGGTCTGGCAGATGGTGCGGTTCGTCGACGCGTACGATAAACAGGCGCTCACCGTGTTCGGCGAATATCGCGGCTTGCTCGAGCCGGGCATCAACTTCATCCCCCCGTTCGTCTCGCGCACGTACACGTTCGATATGCGTACGCAGACCATGGACGTGCCGCGCCAGGAGGCGATCACCCGCGACAACTCTCCCGTGACAGCGGATGCCGTCGTCTATCTCCGTGTGATGGACGCGAAGAAGGCGTTCCTGGAGGTCGAAGACTACAAGACGGCGGTCTCGAACCTCGCCCAGACCACGCTCCGGGCAGTCATTGGCGACATGGAACTGGACGACACGCTGAACAAGCGTCAGGAGATCAACGCTCGCATTCGTAAGGAGCTCGACGAACCGACCGACGAATGGGGAATCCGCGTCGAGTCAGTCGAGGTCCGAGAGGTCAACCCCAGTCAAGAGGTTCAACAGGCGATGGAACAGCAAACCGGCGCGGAACGGAGACGCCGAGCCACGATCCTCGAAGCGCAGGGCGAACGCCGGAGTGCAGTCGAGAACGCCGAAGGGGACAAGCAGTCGAACATCATTCGAGCGCAAGGTGAAAAACAGAGCCAGATCCTCGAGGCACAGGGCGATGCGATCTCGACGGTGCTGCGGGCAAAGTCTGCCGAATCGATGGGCGAGCGCGCGATCATCGACAAAGGAATGGACACGCTCGAAGCGATCGGTCGGGGGGAGTCGACGACGTTCGTCCTTCCTCAGGAACTCACCTCGCTGGTGGGTCGCTACGGCAAACACCTCACAGGAAGCGACGTGGCGACCAATGGGCACCGGCTAGATAGCCAGGGATTCGACGCTGAGACTCGCGAACTCATCGGACTCGACGACATCAAGGAGATCCTCGGCGAGATCGACAAGGCCGCCGAGATGGACGTCGAAGAGTTGGAACAGCAGGCCAAGGCGGTCAAAGACGGGACCACAAACTCCGAGGGTGCCGACCACGCCGGTGACGGAGCGTGA
- a CDS encoding universal stress protein, translated as MISRILVPMDDSEMAQQALEYALENHPEAEITVLHVEGGPSLMGGAATALALEEDPEAAAEEHSKAVFEDARELAAEYDVDITTEVQMGHPAREILNRADDFDAIVLGSHSGSLVDRLIVGNVAQKVVRQSPIPVIVAR; from the coding sequence ATGATTTCTCGGATTCTCGTCCCGATGGATGACTCGGAGATGGCCCAGCAAGCGCTCGAGTACGCTCTCGAGAACCATCCCGAGGCGGAGATCACGGTCTTGCATGTCGAGGGTGGCCCGTCACTGATGGGGGGAGCAGCCACGGCACTCGCTCTCGAGGAGGACCCGGAAGCGGCCGCCGAAGAGCACTCGAAGGCAGTATTCGAGGACGCTCGGGAACTCGCCGCCGAGTACGATGTCGACATTACTACCGAAGTTCAGATGGGTCACCCGGCCCGGGAGATTTTGAACAGAGCCGACGACTTCGATGCAATCGTACTCGGTAGCCACAGCGGTTCGTTAGTCGATCGACTGATCGTCGGGAACGTCGCCCAGAAGGTGGTCCGCCAGTCGCCCATTCCGGTAATCGTCGCCCGATGA
- a CDS encoding DUF5789 family protein, whose translation MARKIKFSDVSTLLNEIEYPIRRTTAAEELSDVRLILADGETNLGKLVSKTSRDSFESAADITSELHNVLPREAVGDPYQSEGDA comes from the coding sequence GTGGCTCGCAAAATCAAGTTCAGCGACGTTTCGACCCTGCTTAATGAAATTGAGTATCCCATCAGACGGACGACAGCAGCCGAAGAACTCTCCGATGTTCGGTTGATATTGGCCGACGGTGAGACAAATCTAGGCAAGTTGGTTTCTAAGACCTCCCGTGACTCGTTCGAATCGGCTGCCGATATTACGTCCGAACTCCACAACGTGCTTCCACGGGAGGCGGTCGGGGACCCATATCAATCTGAAGGGGATGCGTAA
- a CDS encoding amidohydrolase family protein: MANDETPTDGDVSRRDYLKFGGAALSAVSFSSVASAQSSNGRGNGNGNGNAPDDGGRLLIRGGTVVTVDPDYGILYDTDIYVEDGEIRLIGDDLDANGADVVDAEGSIVVPGFVNTHLHTWESGVRGVAGDWTFLEYLDKMLGEISSNYRPVDAYLGNLFGAVQQLNAGTTTVLDWFHIANSSQHTDRAIDGLEDAGIRALFTHGPPGDDSAKWWENSSVTHPDDIRRLHEERFPSDDGLLTLAMGIRGPDYSTDEVVRQDIELARELGIPASMHIGSLGSGGVSKLDELGLLGDDLNYVHANRLTEEEFALIGESGGSISTTPEVELQMGMGMPVVGEAIDNGAIPSVGVDIVSNVSDDLFTQLRMAVQVQRGLNNQPAVERGEQIQDVTPTAHRALEIATIDGARALGLEDEIGSITPGKRADLTIIDGDDLNTAPVHKPVETVVFQAGIANVDTVIVDGTVVKRNGLVHNPTAQNHLDRLEQSGRRVLRQSDI, encoded by the coding sequence ATGGCGAACGACGAGACGCCAACCGACGGTGACGTATCGCGACGGGACTATCTGAAGTTCGGTGGGGCGGCGCTGTCTGCGGTGTCGTTCTCCTCTGTCGCGAGCGCGCAGAGTTCCAACGGGCGCGGCAACGGCAATGGCAACGGCAACGCTCCCGACGACGGCGGGCGGCTACTCATCCGCGGCGGGACGGTCGTCACGGTCGACCCCGACTACGGCATCCTGTACGACACGGACATCTACGTCGAAGACGGCGAGATCAGGCTCATCGGCGACGATCTCGACGCGAACGGTGCCGACGTCGTCGACGCGGAGGGGTCCATCGTCGTCCCCGGCTTCGTCAACACCCATCTCCACACCTGGGAGTCGGGCGTCCGCGGGGTCGCGGGCGACTGGACCTTCCTCGAATATCTCGACAAGATGCTCGGGGAGATCAGCAGCAACTACCGGCCGGTCGACGCCTACCTCGGCAATCTCTTCGGCGCGGTCCAACAGCTCAACGCCGGGACGACGACGGTCCTCGACTGGTTCCACATCGCCAACTCCTCGCAACACACCGACCGCGCCATCGACGGGCTCGAAGACGCCGGCATCCGCGCGCTGTTCACCCACGGCCCGCCGGGCGACGACAGCGCGAAGTGGTGGGAGAACAGCTCGGTCACCCACCCTGACGACATCCGTCGGCTCCACGAGGAGCGGTTCCCCTCCGACGACGGCCTGCTGACGCTCGCGATGGGGATCCGCGGTCCCGACTACTCCACTGACGAGGTCGTCCGCCAGGACATCGAACTCGCCCGCGAACTCGGGATTCCGGCGTCGATGCACATCGGCTCGCTCGGCTCGGGCGGCGTCTCGAAGCTCGACGAGCTCGGTCTGCTCGGCGACGACCTGAACTACGTCCACGCCAACCGGCTCACCGAGGAAGAGTTCGCGCTCATCGGCGAGTCCGGCGGCTCCATCTCGACGACGCCCGAGGTCGAACTCCAGATGGGGATGGGGATGCCCGTGGTCGGCGAGGCCATCGACAACGGTGCGATTCCCTCTGTCGGCGTCGACATCGTCTCGAACGTCAGCGACGACCTGTTCACCCAGCTCCGGATGGCGGTGCAGGTCCAGCGCGGCTTGAACAACCAGCCCGCCGTCGAACGCGGCGAGCAGATTCAGGACGTCACGCCGACCGCCCACCGCGCCCTGGAGATAGCGACCATCGACGGCGCGCGCGCGCTCGGACTCGAAGACGAGATCGGTTCGATCACGCCCGGTAAGCGCGCCGACCTGACCATCATCGACGGCGACGACCTGAACACCGCACCGGTCCACAAGCCCGTCGAGACGGTCGTCTTCCAGGCCGGTATCGCCAACGTCGACACCGTCATCGTCGACGGCACCGTCGTCAAGCGCAACGGGCTGGTCCACAACCCGACCGCCCAGAACCATCTCGACCGACTGGAGCAGTCCGGCCGCCGCGTCCTCCGGCAGAGCGACATCTGA
- a CDS encoding helix-turn-helix domain-containing protein: MREFAFRVVYEAGADDLMDVFIDNPELSSRTVSCHVTPNTMWRVDRVEGPEAALAEYDEAVAQLSRCSSLRGMGGCEIDWTHEVLDSYPTGRVVYSRQSEGQGCRSIPYLVAHYLGDGLLLQAEQQGNEYLWRVLADDGAVMSDIYEELERNLREGLSLEFEHVEHSPNWADHWTTATSDLSDEQHEALALAVAYGYYEHPRRHTLQEIAGEADIPTSTLQYRLSSAEGHLARAFLERAGTPGGLRTPPEASR, translated from the coding sequence ATGCGAGAATTCGCGTTTCGCGTCGTGTACGAGGCCGGTGCCGACGACCTGATGGACGTCTTCATCGACAATCCCGAACTGTCCTCGCGGACCGTCTCCTGTCACGTCACGCCGAACACGATGTGGCGCGTCGACCGCGTCGAAGGTCCCGAGGCGGCACTCGCCGAGTACGACGAAGCGGTCGCCCAGCTCTCGCGGTGTTCCAGTCTCCGCGGGATGGGCGGCTGCGAGATCGACTGGACCCACGAGGTGCTGGACTCCTATCCGACCGGCCGCGTCGTCTACTCCCGACAGTCCGAGGGGCAGGGCTGTCGGTCGATCCCGTATCTCGTCGCGCACTATCTCGGCGATGGGCTCCTACTGCAGGCCGAACAGCAGGGCAACGAGTATCTCTGGCGCGTCCTCGCCGACGACGGCGCGGTGATGAGCGACATCTACGAGGAACTCGAACGGAACCTCCGCGAGGGGCTCTCACTCGAGTTCGAGCACGTCGAGCACTCGCCGAACTGGGCGGACCACTGGACGACGGCGACCTCGGACCTCTCGGACGAACAGCACGAGGCACTCGCACTCGCCGTCGCTTACGGCTACTACGAACATCCGCGTCGCCACACCCTCCAAGAGATCGCCGGCGAGGCCGACATTCCGACGTCGACCCTCCAGTACCGTCTCTCCAGTGCCGAGGGACATCTCGCGCGAGCGTTTCTCGAACGCGCTGGCACGCCCGGCGGTCTGCGCACACCCCCCGAAGCCTCCCGCTGA
- a CDS encoding aldehyde dehydrogenase family protein translates to MVDDIAIDADWNALYIDGEWTESESGESIAVEDPSTRETVAHVPRGTEADVDAAYEAAAEAQAEWAETPPARRQEVVEQFLQALNEYEEEVIDLLAHEVGGSRIMGETSIQIASDHASEAATLPRRMKGEHADSNIPGKENIVQRNPKGVVTVISPWNFPLNLSMRAVAPAIAAGNAVVLKPSTNSPITGGLLFAKLFEETDLPAGLVNVVTGRGSEIGDRVAGHPESDVVAFTGSTEVGRRVSGIAGENLAVPAMELGGNNAHIVTEDADLDRAIDGGVFGSFVHQGQVCISINRHIVHESVYDEYVDRLVDRAESLPVGTAHDDDTVVGPIIDESQRDEMLGYVEETVEAGATLETGGSTVDVDGVDDSLVVAPTVLSDVTNDMAAACNEHFGPIAPVIPFSDIDEAVELANATEYGLSGSVHAGDLTTGKEIATRMETGNVHVNDQSINDEAHVPFSGIGASGVGTYNSDAFLDEITETKWISLQHEPREYPF, encoded by the coding sequence ATGGTCGACGACATCGCAATCGACGCCGACTGGAACGCGCTGTACATCGACGGCGAGTGGACCGAAAGCGAGAGTGGCGAGAGCATCGCAGTCGAGGACCCGTCGACCCGCGAGACGGTCGCACACGTCCCACGTGGGACGGAGGCCGACGTCGACGCCGCCTACGAGGCGGCCGCCGAAGCCCAAGCAGAGTGGGCCGAGACGCCGCCCGCCCGCCGACAGGAGGTCGTCGAGCAGTTCCTCCAGGCACTGAACGAGTACGAAGAGGAGGTCATCGACCTGCTCGCACACGAGGTCGGCGGCTCGCGCATCATGGGCGAGACGTCCATCCAGATCGCCTCCGACCACGCGAGCGAAGCGGCGACGCTCCCCCGGCGGATGAAGGGCGAACACGCCGACTCCAACATTCCCGGCAAGGAGAACATCGTCCAGCGGAACCCGAAGGGCGTGGTGACGGTCATCTCGCCGTGGAACTTCCCGCTGAACCTGTCGATGCGGGCGGTCGCACCCGCCATCGCGGCGGGCAACGCGGTCGTCCTCAAGCCGTCGACCAACTCCCCCATCACGGGCGGGCTGCTCTTCGCGAAGCTGTTCGAGGAGACCGACCTGCCCGCGGGACTCGTCAACGTCGTCACGGGCCGCGGCTCGGAGATCGGTGACCGCGTGGCGGGCCACCCCGAGAGCGACGTGGTGGCGTTCACCGGCTCCACCGAGGTCGGCCGCCGCGTCTCGGGCATCGCCGGCGAGAACCTCGCCGTGCCCGCGATGGAACTCGGCGGCAACAACGCCCACATCGTGACCGAGGACGCCGACCTCGACCGCGCTATCGACGGCGGCGTCTTCGGCAGCTTCGTTCACCAGGGACAGGTCTGTATCTCCATCAACCGCCACATCGTCCACGAGTCGGTCTACGACGAGTACGTCGACCGGCTCGTCGACCGCGCGGAGTCGCTGCCCGTCGGCACCGCCCACGACGACGACACGGTCGTCGGCCCCATCATCGACGAGTCCCAGCGCGACGAGATGCTGGGCTACGTCGAGGAGACGGTTGAGGCCGGTGCGACCCTGGAGACCGGCGGCTCGACGGTGGACGTCGACGGTGTCGACGACTCGCTGGTCGTCGCACCCACCGTCCTCTCGGACGTGACGAACGACATGGCCGCCGCGTGCAACGAGCACTTCGGTCCCATCGCGCCCGTGATACCGTTCTCCGATATCGACGAGGCGGTCGAACTCGCCAACGCGACGGAGTACGGTCTCTCCGGCTCCGTCCACGCGGGCGACCTGACGACCGGCAAGGAGATCGCCACCCGGATGGAGACGGGCAACGTCCACGTCAACGACCAGTCGATCAACGACGAGGCACACGTCCCGTTCAGCGGCATCGGTGCCTCCGGCGTCGGTACCTACAACAGCGACGCCTTCCTCGACGAGATCACGGAGACGAAGTGGATCTCCCTGCAGCACGAGCCGCGGGAGTATCCGTTCTGA